A window of Eretmochelys imbricata isolate rEreImb1 chromosome 25, rEreImb1.hap1, whole genome shotgun sequence contains these coding sequences:
- the BSG gene encoding basigin isoform X2 translates to MTNPQSLIMGRVWKKGDKILTSDKETSGYTFYKIGEVNADSSGVYECVFETNPPVSRTVYVTVKPHATAYKKSEHGNEGDTGILICKCNSYPPVSQWTWYKIKDGVNEPIINGTEQFIIKSSGNKTELRVANLDIEKDPGEYLCNATNELGTDGAIVGLRVRSRLAALWPFLGIVAEVLVLVTIIFIYEKRRKPDEVLDDDDGGSAPLKSNAPNHKDKNVRQRNAN, encoded by the exons ATGACCAACCCTCAGTCTCTGATCATGGGCCGTGTGTGGAAGAAAGGAGACAAGATCTTGACATCAGATAAGGAAACGTCTGGATATACCTTCTACAA AATAGGGGAGGTGAATGCAGACAGCTCAGGGGTGTACGAGTGTGTCTTCGAAACAAACCCCCCTGTGAGTAGGACTGTGTACGTGACAG TTAAGCCACACGCGACGGCCTACAAGAAATCCGAGCATGGGAACGAGGGGGACACTGGTATTCTGATCTGCAAGTGTAACTCATATCCTCCTGTTAGTCAGTGGACCTGGTACAAGATCAAAGACGGTGTGAATGAG CCCATCATCAATGGCACAGAGCAGTTCATCATCAAGTCCAGCGGGAACAAGACGGAGCTGCGCGTTGCTAACCTGGACATCGAGAAGGACCCGGGCGAGTATCTCTGCAACGCCACCAACGAGTTGGGCACCGATGGCGCCATCGTGGGCCTGCGGGTTCGTAGCCGCCTGGCAGCGCTGTGGCCCTTCCTGGGCATTGTGGCCGAGGTGCTGGTTCTTGTCACCATCATCTTCATCTATGAGAAAAGGAGAAAGCCGGATGAGGTTCTTGATG ATGATGATGGAGGGTCTGCACCACT GAAAAGCAACGCCCCAAACCATAAGGACAAGAACGTCCGCCAGAGAAACGCTAACTAG
- the BSG gene encoding basigin isoform X1: MGAAGATGLVLLGALLCAGRGASGADPTVETSPNVTSGLDVVISCNMTNPQSLIMGRVWKKGDKILTSDKETSGYTFYKIGEVNADSSGVYECVFETNPPVSRTVYVTVKPHATAYKKSEHGNEGDTGILICKCNSYPPVSQWTWYKIKDGVNEPIINGTEQFIIKSSGNKTELRVANLDIEKDPGEYLCNATNELGTDGAIVGLRVRSRLAALWPFLGIVAEVLVLVTIIFIYEKRRKPDEVLDDDDGGSAPLKSNAPNHKDKNVRQRNAN; this comes from the exons ATGGGGGCGGCTGGGGCTACGGGGCTGGTGCTGCTGGGAGCGCTGCTGTGCGCCGGGAGAGGCGCCTCCGGGGCAG ATCCCACTGTAGAAACCTCTCCAAATGTGACTTCTGGCTTGGATGTTGTGATTTCCTGTAATATGACCAACCCTCAGTCTCTGATCATGGGCCGTGTGTGGAAGAAAGGAGACAAGATCTTGACATCAGATAAGGAAACGTCTGGATATACCTTCTACAA AATAGGGGAGGTGAATGCAGACAGCTCAGGGGTGTACGAGTGTGTCTTCGAAACAAACCCCCCTGTGAGTAGGACTGTGTACGTGACAG TTAAGCCACACGCGACGGCCTACAAGAAATCCGAGCATGGGAACGAGGGGGACACTGGTATTCTGATCTGCAAGTGTAACTCATATCCTCCTGTTAGTCAGTGGACCTGGTACAAGATCAAAGACGGTGTGAATGAG CCCATCATCAATGGCACAGAGCAGTTCATCATCAAGTCCAGCGGGAACAAGACGGAGCTGCGCGTTGCTAACCTGGACATCGAGAAGGACCCGGGCGAGTATCTCTGCAACGCCACCAACGAGTTGGGCACCGATGGCGCCATCGTGGGCCTGCGGGTTCGTAGCCGCCTGGCAGCGCTGTGGCCCTTCCTGGGCATTGTGGCCGAGGTGCTGGTTCTTGTCACCATCATCTTCATCTATGAGAAAAGGAGAAAGCCGGATGAGGTTCTTGATG ATGATGATGGAGGGTCTGCACCACT GAAAAGCAACGCCCCAAACCATAAGGACAAGAACGTCCGCCAGAGAAACGCTAACTAG